One window of the Actinomycetota bacterium genome contains the following:
- a CDS encoding cation diffusion facilitator family transporter: MTHQHSEDFHPAKRLVAAIVANTAFLVFEVVFGIVAGSLALLADAGHNFSDSFALVLSLIAVRMMSRPKTEEKTFGYHRMGILAAFINSLLIVFICFYLFYEAIQRFIDPVEVEGALVIIVAGLGVLVNGGLALLLWRGREDLNMKSAFLHLFTDAAVSLGVVISGVIILLTDWLYIDPLITMLIGVFIIISAFQIMREAFHILMESVPRGVDYARIITDISSRPGVVEVHDLHIWEIGSHLYSLTAHIVVDDENLSEYGELLRGIKQMLLAEHKVVHTTLELETEPCPPGEECHF, from the coding sequence TTGACGCACCAGCATAGCGAGGATTTTCACCCCGCGAAACGGCTCGTAGCGGCCATCGTGGCCAACACCGCTTTTCTCGTCTTCGAGGTCGTCTTCGGGATCGTCGCGGGCAGCCTGGCGCTGCTGGCCGACGCGGGACATAACTTCTCCGATTCCTTCGCCCTGGTGCTTTCCCTGATCGCTGTACGCATGATGTCCAGGCCCAAGACGGAGGAGAAGACCTTCGGCTATCACCGCATGGGCATACTGGCAGCCTTTATCAATTCCCTGCTCATCGTGTTCATCTGTTTCTACCTTTTTTACGAGGCGATACAGAGGTTTATCGACCCGGTTGAGGTCGAGGGCGCCTTGGTCATCATCGTGGCCGGCCTGGGCGTCCTGGTAAACGGCGGCCTGGCCCTGCTGCTGTGGAGGGGGAGGGAGGACCTCAACATGAAGAGCGCCTTCCTCCACCTCTTCACCGATGCCGCGGTTTCCCTTGGGGTGGTGATCTCCGGTGTGATCATCCTGCTTACGGACTGGTTGTATATCGATCCGCTGATTACCATGCTCATCGGGGTGTTCATCATCATCAGCGCTTTTCAGATAATGCGGGAGGCTTTTCATATCCTCATGGAATCGGTGCCCAGGGGAGTCGATTATGCCCGTATCATCACCGACATAAGCTCGCGGCCGGGGGTGGTCGAAGTGCATGACCTGCACATCTGGGAGATAGGGTCGCATCTATACTCGCTTACCGCACACATCGTGGTCGATGACGAGAATCTGAGTGAATATGGCGAACTCCTGCGAGGCATCAAGCAGATGCTGCTCGCAGAGCACAAGGTGGTCCACACTACCCTGGAGCTGGAGACCGAGCCCTGCCCCCCCGGCGAGGAATGCCACTTCTAG
- a CDS encoding lipoate--protein ligase family protein — MGLELIREETTFDLALNLERDALYWREAGGNRARVWRNESCVVLGRFLKPEEEVYLGKAMQLGIPVLKRASGGGAVYHDLGNLNYSFYLDLEGLHPQGIRESLKTLSYPVTSLLDSLEVPWRWVPPNNIYVEGKKISGSAQARSRGRLLHHGTLLVSCDLEVMQALLKPEGRSRMAPVINLTEVVPGIVVEEVEKMLSRYIRRWRP, encoded by the coding sequence TTGGGACTCGAGCTGATACGGGAGGAAACGACCTTCGACCTGGCGCTTAACCTGGAGCGCGATGCTCTCTACTGGAGGGAAGCCGGGGGCAACCGGGCGAGGGTTTGGCGCAACGAGAGCTGTGTGGTGCTGGGGAGGTTCCTGAAGCCCGAGGAAGAGGTCTATCTCGGAAAGGCGATGCAGCTGGGGATACCTGTGCTCAAGCGGGCCAGCGGCGGGGGCGCCGTCTACCACGACCTGGGCAACCTCAACTACTCTTTCTACCTGGACCTGGAAGGACTTCACCCGCAGGGGATACGCGAGAGCCTGAAAACCCTTTCCTACCCGGTGACCTCACTGCTCGATTCTCTGGAAGTACCCTGGAGATGGGTGCCGCCCAACAACATCTACGTCGAGGGAAAAAAGATATCCGGCTCGGCGCAGGCGCGCAGCCGCGGCCGTTTGTTGCATCACGGCACGCTGCTTGTCTCGTGCGACCTGGAGGTCATGCAGGCACTTCTCAAACCGGAGGGACGCTCGAGGATGGCCCCAGTAATCAACCTCACCGAAGTGGTGCCCGGCATCGTGGTGGAAGAGGTGGAGAAGATGCTGTCGCGATATATCAGGAGATGGAGACCTTGA
- a CDS encoding alcohol dehydrogenase catalytic domain-containing protein codes for MATMKAAVYVEPGSMEIREVQVPEVGPMDVLLKVRACGICGSDLHSYRLGFYVEPGQVMGHEFVGEVVEAGSALAGVEPGQRAMGFTIGICGTCYWCQSGALNNCPQAFKGSTGYGKPGAFAEYVKIENAMPGLTFHPIPEGMSDEEAATLEPVGVAAFAAEMSGAKEGDKVAVLGAGLIGNATMQAMKAVPVEMVVVSEIAPLRMRLAGELGADTVIDAANEDVLERMKEELGVGPYHFGEGAMADIVVDAAGARDTFAQALEIVRSAGTVALVGLPEGDQVVNTTRIVHKSPRIIGCLGSIYPKAIELIGEGKVKTAPLITHTFPLEEINEAFRVQMDPEESIKVLVKP; via the coding sequence ATGGCGACCATGAAGGCGGCGGTCTACGTGGAACCGGGGTCAATGGAGATAAGAGAGGTCCAGGTGCCCGAGGTGGGGCCCATGGACGTGCTGCTCAAGGTGAGGGCCTGCGGCATCTGCGGCTCGGACCTTCACAGTTACAGGCTCGGCTTCTACGTGGAACCGGGCCAGGTCATGGGCCACGAGTTCGTTGGAGAGGTGGTGGAAGCCGGGTCCGCCCTGGCCGGCGTGGAGCCGGGGCAGCGGGCCATGGGTTTCACCATCGGTATCTGCGGCACCTGTTACTGGTGCCAGTCGGGTGCGCTAAATAATTGCCCCCAGGCCTTCAAGGGGTCCACCGGTTACGGCAAGCCGGGGGCCTTCGCGGAGTACGTGAAGATCGAGAACGCCATGCCCGGGCTCACCTTCCATCCCATCCCCGAGGGGATGAGTGACGAGGAGGCGGCGACCCTGGAGCCGGTGGGCGTGGCCGCCTTCGCCGCGGAGATGAGCGGCGCCAAGGAGGGGGACAAGGTGGCGGTGCTGGGCGCGGGCCTCATCGGCAACGCGACCATGCAGGCCATGAAGGCGGTGCCGGTGGAGATGGTTGTGGTGTCGGAGATAGCTCCCTTGCGCATGCGCCTGGCGGGTGAGCTGGGGGCCGATACCGTCATAGACGCCGCCAACGAGGACGTGCTCGAGCGCATGAAGGAGGAGTTGGGCGTCGGCCCCTACCACTTCGGCGAGGGGGCCATGGCCGATATCGTGGTGGACGCCGCCGGGGCGCGGGACACCTTCGCCCAGGCGCTGGAGATCGTGCGCTCGGCGGGGACGGTGGCCCTGGTGGGCCTCCCCGAAGGCGACCAAGTGGTGAACACTACCAGGATCGTGCACAAGAGCCCGCGCATCATCGGGTGCCTTGGCTCCATCTACCCCAAGGCCATAGAGCTGATCGGCGAGGGGAAGGTGAAGACCGCTCCCCTCATCACCCATACTTTTCCGCTGGAAGAGATAAACGAGGCCTTCAGGGTGCAGATGGATCCGGAAGAGTCCATCAAGGTACTGGTCAAGCCGTAA
- a CDS encoding glucose 1-dehydrogenase, which translates to MRLRDKVAVITGGGSGVGRAASLLFAAEGAKVVVVDYQGVYGKAVGQETADEAKSQGGEAIYVETDLTEEEQVAAMVHQAVEAYGKVDILFNNASHGFSSPLAMSPLLDAREQDWNEVIRNNLNSLFFCTKYCQPEMARAGGGSIVNTASSNALVAVPGADAYTAAKGGVVALTRIMAITYAPGIRVNCICPGAIRTPMIAAMLAVLEDFMTQNIPLKRVAEPEEIARAALFLASDEASYITGAIIPVDGGWTAQ; encoded by the coding sequence ATGCGCCTGCGGGATAAGGTAGCGGTGATCACGGGCGGCGGGAGCGGAGTCGGCAGGGCGGCCTCGCTGCTCTTCGCGGCCGAGGGGGCCAAGGTGGTGGTGGTCGATTACCAGGGTGTCTACGGCAAGGCCGTGGGCCAGGAGACGGCGGACGAGGCCAAGTCCCAGGGCGGGGAAGCCATCTACGTGGAGACCGACCTCACCGAGGAGGAGCAGGTGGCGGCCATGGTCCACCAGGCGGTGGAGGCCTACGGCAAGGTGGACATCCTCTTCAACAACGCCAGCCATGGCTTCTCCTCCCCCCTGGCCATGTCACCCCTCCTCGATGCGCGGGAGCAGGACTGGAACGAGGTGATCAGGAACAACCTCAACAGCCTCTTCTTCTGCACCAAGTACTGCCAGCCGGAGATGGCCAGGGCGGGAGGAGGTTCCATCGTCAATACCGCCTCGTCCAACGCCCTGGTGGCGGTGCCGGGGGCGGACGCCTACACCGCGGCCAAGGGCGGGGTGGTCGCGCTCACCCGTATCATGGCCATCACCTACGCCCCGGGCATCAGGGTCAACTGTATTTGCCCGGGGGCGATCAGGACGCCCATGATCGCCGCCATGCTGGCGGTGCTGGAGGACTTCATGACCCAGAACATACCCCTCAAGCGGGTGGCGGAGCCGGAGGAGATCGCCCGCGCGGCGCTCTTCCTGGCCTCCGATGAGGCATCGTATATCACCGGTGCCATTATCCCGGTGGACGGCGGCTGGACGGCGCAGTGA
- a CDS encoding thiamine pyrophosphate-dependent dehydrogenase E1 component subunit alpha, with amino-acid sequence MAEVIERDVDPARYDKDFLLLLYREMVKQRTFDENLIRLLHEGKVSGFYHSGMGQEATGAGTCASLRDDDYILYDHRGCNQMIAKGVPLDKIYGDFMGRVCGTTCGLGAGIVHVAYPELGVLGQSGTLGACFVIAAGTGYAIKVKKTEQVCVCFFGDGTAARETFHGGMNWAGLYNLPIVFYCENNEYGISTHYTKAHALKENIADRADGYGIPGYVIDGNDVLLVYEVAKEAIERARSGGGPTFIEGKTFRYRGHFEGDPALYRDQAVVDEWMEKRDAIKNYRAKLIAAGAAAEAEFDAIDADVEKQTLDAIAAAEASPMPECTRIYEGIFVEGVV; translated from the coding sequence ATGGCCGAGGTGATAGAGAGGGACGTCGATCCCGCCAGGTACGACAAGGATTTCCTGCTGCTGCTCTACCGCGAGATGGTCAAGCAGAGGACCTTCGACGAGAACCTCATCCGGCTGCTGCACGAGGGCAAAGTCTCGGGCTTCTACCACTCGGGAATGGGGCAGGAGGCCACGGGCGCGGGCACCTGCGCCTCGCTGCGCGATGACGATTATATCCTCTACGACCATCGCGGCTGCAACCAGATGATCGCCAAGGGCGTCCCCCTGGACAAGATCTACGGCGACTTCATGGGCAGGGTGTGCGGCACCACCTGCGGTCTCGGCGCGGGCATCGTACACGTCGCCTATCCCGAGCTGGGGGTCCTGGGACAGAGCGGCACCCTGGGCGCATGTTTCGTCATCGCCGCCGGCACCGGCTACGCGATAAAGGTCAAGAAGACGGAACAGGTCTGCGTCTGCTTCTTCGGCGACGGCACCGCCGCCCGCGAGACCTTCCACGGCGGCATGAACTGGGCAGGGCTCTATAACCTGCCCATCGTCTTCTACTGCGAGAACAACGAATACGGCATCTCCACCCATTACACCAAGGCCCACGCCTTAAAGGAGAACATCGCCGACCGCGCCGACGGCTACGGCATCCCCGGCTACGTCATCGACGGCAACGACGTGCTGCTGGTCTACGAGGTGGCGAAGGAGGCCATCGAGCGCGCGCGCTCCGGCGGAGGTCCCACCTTCATCGAGGGGAAGACCTTCCGCTACCGCGGCCACTTCGAGGGCGACCCCGCCCTCTACCGCGACCAGGCGGTGGTGGACGAGTGGATGGAAAAAAGGGACGCCATAAAGAACTACCGGGCCAAGCTTATCGCCGCGGGGGCGGCGGCGGAGGCGGAGTTCGACGCCATCGATGCGGACGTTGAGAAACAGACGCTTGACGCCATCGCGGCGGCGGAGGCCTCTCCCATGCCGGAGTGCACCCGTATCTACGAGGGCATCTTCGTCGAGGGGGTGGTGTAG
- a CDS encoding alpha-ketoacid dehydrogenase subunit beta, translating into MKTLTLMQAINEALLEEMERDPNSVYFGEDVAAMSGAFGATAGLLDRFGPDRVFDTPIAEATIAGAALGMALAGLTPITEFSFADFVGIAFDEIYNKLGKWNWMHGCCFKIPVTIRLPVGALAGSGPEHSQSPQALFMHSQGLYVAVPSNACDAKGLLKTAIRDPNPVLFFEHKLLYGMPGEVPEEEYTIPFGVADVKREGSDVTIVATSMQVLTALNAANMLAAEGIEAEVIDPRTLIPLDRKAILDSVRKTGRVVIVHEEPKTGGTGAELAAIIAEEAFFDLAAPIKRVGSADTPIPQSIFLEMEYKPNEEKVMAAVREVMQY; encoded by the coding sequence GTGAAGACACTGACCCTGATGCAGGCCATCAACGAGGCCCTGCTGGAGGAGATGGAGCGCGACCCCAACAGCGTCTATTTCGGCGAGGACGTGGCCGCCATGTCAGGGGCCTTCGGGGCAACCGCCGGGCTGCTGGACCGCTTCGGGCCCGACCGCGTCTTTGACACCCCCATCGCCGAGGCCACCATCGCCGGGGCGGCCCTGGGCATGGCCCTGGCCGGGCTCACGCCCATCACCGAGTTCAGCTTCGCCGACTTCGTGGGCATCGCCTTCGACGAGATCTACAACAAGCTGGGCAAGTGGAACTGGATGCACGGCTGCTGCTTCAAGATCCCGGTGACCATCCGCCTGCCGGTGGGGGCGCTGGCGGGTTCGGGGCCGGAGCACTCCCAGAGCCCGCAGGCCCTCTTCATGCACTCCCAGGGACTGTACGTCGCGGTGCCCTCCAACGCCTGCGACGCCAAGGGGCTCCTGAAGACGGCCATCCGCGACCCCAACCCGGTGCTCTTCTTCGAGCACAAGCTGCTCTACGGCATGCCCGGCGAGGTACCGGAGGAGGAGTACACCATCCCCTTCGGGGTGGCCGACGTCAAGCGCGAGGGCTCCGACGTCACCATCGTCGCCACTTCCATGCAGGTGCTCACCGCCCTCAATGCGGCCAACATGCTGGCGGCCGAGGGCATCGAGGCGGAGGTGATTGACCCCCGCACCCTGATCCCCCTGGACAGGAAGGCCATCCTGGACTCGGTGCGCAAGACGGGCAGGGTGGTCATCGTGCACGAGGAACCCAAGACCGGCGGCACCGGCGCCGAGCTGGCGGCCATCATCGCAGAGGAGGCCTTCTTCGACCTCGCCGCGCCCATCAAGCGGGTGGGCAGCGCGGACACGCCCATCCCCCAGAGCATCTTCCTGGAGATGGAGTACAAGCCCAACGAGGAGAAGGTCATGGCCGCGGTGCGCGAGGTGATGCAGTACTGA
- a CDS encoding dihydrolipoamide acetyltransferase family protein produces MDVVILPRLGVTMTSAIIVAWEKKEGDHVDKGELLVVIESEKATIDLESPYEGYLRVILVEEESEAQVGEPIAIIAAQDEEVDVGEVLRKWEVEKAVKEVGAIPAPAPANVVMPPPSKVKAAAPFGARVSPRVKKLAEELGVDLLAVAGTGPDGVITEKDVRAAAAGPAIKARVKLNQVRKAMSARMLSSWQNIPQFTQMATVNAVNLLRAKEGMEGVSINDLAVKAVADAAAKNPEVNSSFEGDTVTIYEDVNVSVAMATEQGLVVPVIKNADRKTVQEIGREIRGLQERAAAGQLTNEDLSGGTITVSNLGFYGVETGTPIINPPQSCMVFVGSIRKAAVVGEEEEIRVAPVLELSIAYDHRFIDGMTASRFTTGLKVELESIPH; encoded by the coding sequence ATGGATGTCGTTATCCTGCCCAGGCTGGGGGTCACAATGACCTCCGCGATCATCGTCGCCTGGGAGAAAAAGGAAGGCGACCACGTGGACAAGGGCGAGCTGCTGGTGGTGATCGAGTCCGAGAAGGCCACCATCGACCTGGAGTCGCCCTACGAAGGTTACCTGCGCGTGATCCTGGTGGAGGAGGAGTCGGAAGCGCAGGTGGGCGAGCCCATCGCCATCATCGCCGCGCAGGACGAAGAGGTCGACGTGGGAGAGGTGTTGCGCAAATGGGAGGTCGAAAAAGCGGTCAAGGAAGTGGGCGCTATACCGGCTCCCGCTCCGGCGAACGTCGTTATGCCGCCACCCTCAAAGGTCAAGGCGGCCGCCCCGTTCGGCGCCAGGGTCTCCCCGCGGGTGAAGAAGCTGGCGGAGGAGTTGGGCGTGGACCTGTTGGCGGTGGCGGGCACGGGACCGGACGGCGTGATCACCGAAAAGGACGTGCGCGCGGCGGCGGCCGGCCCCGCCATAAAGGCGAGGGTCAAGCTCAACCAGGTACGCAAAGCCATGTCCGCGCGCATGCTCTCCAGCTGGCAGAACATCCCGCAGTTCACCCAGATGGCCACGGTCAATGCGGTGAACCTGCTGCGGGCGAAAGAGGGCATGGAGGGGGTCTCCATCAACGACCTGGCAGTGAAGGCGGTTGCGGACGCAGCGGCCAAGAACCCCGAGGTGAACAGCAGCTTCGAGGGCGACACCGTGACCATCTACGAGGACGTAAACGTCTCCGTGGCCATGGCCACCGAGCAGGGGCTGGTGGTCCCGGTGATCAAGAACGCCGACCGCAAGACGGTGCAGGAGATCGGCCGGGAGATACGGGGCCTGCAGGAACGGGCGGCCGCCGGGCAGCTCACGAACGAGGACCTCTCCGGCGGCACCATCACCGTCTCCAACCTGGGTTTCTACGGAGTGGAGACGGGCACGCCCATCATCAACCCGCCCCAGAGCTGCATGGTCTTCGTGGGCTCCATCCGCAAGGCCGCTGTGGTAGGGGAGGAGGAGGAGATACGGGTGGCGCCGGTGCTGGAGCTGTCCATCGCCTACGACCACCGTTTCATCGATGGCATGACCGCCTCCCGCTTCACCACCGGTCTCAAAGTGGAGCTGGAGAGCATCCCTCACTGA
- a CDS encoding tetratricopeptide repeat protein codes for MLGHYDEALADYNRAIDINPELAELYLLRANSRIELEQGEEALDDCERSMSLGLDVAETYFIRGKAYLLLDRYEESLLDLNKAVELAPNNGGCYIVRAALYKEMKDYEKEIADLNRAIEIDPTSDLAYITLGSAYIDVRQYETAIENLDRAIEINPESNEAFSTRAYCRNSIGHYEEAIGDANQAIAIDPDYANPYTHRGYAYAMTGRYEEALADFDRSIELDPEYARAYKSRGIAYYLMAENDKAIADLERAIELDPEIEEAREYLQKMGVPGY; via the coding sequence ATGTTGGGCCACTACGATGAGGCCCTGGCGGATTACAATAGAGCAATAGACATCAATCCGGAGCTGGCCGAGCTGTATCTGCTTCGCGCGAATTCCCGCATCGAATTGGAGCAGGGAGAGGAGGCTCTGGACGACTGTGAAAGATCCATGAGTTTGGGTCTTGATGTAGCCGAGACCTACTTTATCAGGGGGAAGGCGTATTTGTTGTTGGATAGATACGAAGAATCCTTATTGGATTTGAACAAGGCGGTTGAGCTGGCGCCCAATAATGGGGGCTGCTATATAGTGAGAGCAGCGCTATACAAGGAGATGAAGGATTATGAAAAGGAGATCGCAGATCTGAACAGAGCCATAGAGATCGACCCGACTTCAGATCTCGCATATATAACTCTTGGCTCCGCATATATTGACGTGAGGCAATATGAAACAGCAATAGAGAACCTCGACCGCGCGATCGAGATCAATCCGGAAAGCAACGAGGCATTCAGCACCCGCGCATATTGCCGTAATTCCATCGGACATTATGAGGAAGCGATCGGAGATGCAAACCAGGCGATAGCTATCGACCCGGATTACGCGAACCCTTATACACATCGTGGATATGCATATGCAATGACCGGAAGGTATGAAGAAGCCCTTGCCGACTTCGATAGATCGATCGAACTCGATCCCGAGTACGCCAGGGCGTATAAGAGCCGTGGGATCGCCTATTACCTGATGGCCGAGAACGACAAGGCCATCGCCGACCTCGAAAGAGCCATTGAGCTCGATCCGGAGATAGAGGAAGCGAGGGAATACCTGCAGAAGATGGGGGTGCCTGGATACTGA
- a CDS encoding 4Fe-4S binding protein, translating to MAEVVEEKDIYERLREFVDAMPGGFPATENGVELKILKKLFAPEDAVMALCLSRQTEPVESIAERCGMEVVEVEGRLESMAARGLIFKQVQEGRALYRAEQYVVGIYEFQIPTMDREFAEMMEEYFLYLGMPMLANPTKQLRTIPVHSALEMAPAVAAYDRVRELVKEQETIVINDCVCRKQQRLLGSECGRPFEGCLGFGPMAEFYLERGLGRRASVEEALELLDHSEEAGQVLQPNNAQHIDFVCSCCSCCCGVLKNLKLFPNPAEFIESSYQAQKDREKCVECETCMERCPMDAIVVAGEEMRVDPARCIGCGVCVPSCPEEAISLVPKEGALVPPMNGDELLDRILVERGLV from the coding sequence ATGGCCGAGGTCGTTGAGGAAAAGGACATCTACGAGCGATTGCGCGAGTTCGTGGATGCGATGCCGGGTGGTTTCCCGGCCACGGAGAACGGCGTGGAGTTGAAGATCCTCAAGAAACTCTTCGCGCCCGAAGACGCGGTTATGGCCTTGTGTTTGAGCCGCCAGACGGAGCCGGTGGAGTCAATAGCCGAACGCTGCGGCATGGAGGTCGTGGAGGTCGAAGGCAGGCTCGAATCCATGGCCGCCAGGGGGCTGATATTCAAACAGGTCCAGGAGGGTAGAGCCCTCTACCGCGCGGAGCAGTACGTCGTCGGGATCTACGAGTTCCAGATACCCACCATGGACAGAGAATTCGCGGAGATGATGGAAGAGTACTTTCTCTACCTTGGTATGCCGATGCTGGCCAACCCCACGAAGCAGTTACGCACCATACCGGTGCATTCGGCCCTGGAGATGGCCCCGGCGGTCGCCGCCTACGACCGCGTGAGGGAACTGGTGAAGGAACAGGAGACGATAGTCATAAATGACTGTGTCTGCCGCAAGCAGCAGCGACTGCTGGGAAGCGAGTGCGGCCGCCCCTTCGAGGGATGCCTGGGATTCGGCCCCATGGCCGAGTTCTACCTTGAAAGGGGACTGGGGCGCAGGGCGAGCGTCGAGGAGGCGCTTGAGTTGCTGGACCACTCGGAGGAAGCTGGGCAGGTGCTGCAGCCCAACAATGCGCAGCACATCGATTTCGTCTGTTCCTGCTGCTCTTGTTGCTGCGGGGTGCTCAAGAACCTCAAGCTCTTCCCTAACCCGGCGGAGTTCATCGAGTCCTCCTATCAGGCGCAGAAGGACAGGGAAAAGTGCGTGGAATGTGAAACCTGCATGGAGCGCTGCCCCATGGATGCCATCGTCGTGGCCGGGGAGGAGATGCGGGTCGACCCAGCCAGGTGTATCGGGTGCGGCGTATGCGTGCCGTCGTGTCCCGAGGAGGCGATATCACTGGTGCCTAAGGAAGGCGCCCTCGTCCCTCCCATGAACGGTGATGAGTTGTTGGACCGGATCTTGGTTGAGAGAGGGCTGGTCTGA
- a CDS encoding phosphoribosylaminoimidazolesuccinocarboxamide synthase — protein MERREKGSSAMGSVKDLTVLKKPEGSEAGLGRFVYSDRYSVFDWGEMPDLIAGKGKAICMASAYFFERLEEQGVKTHYAGIVEDGVAKRTSELKEPGDTMEVRLVRVIEPVVRGGAYDYSAYEEERVNFLIPLEVMYRNSLPGGSSVFKRLREGSISPADLGLDAMPEPGQVLDRPMLDVSTKLESSDRYIDWEEAGRISGMDAGETEEMQRTVLLLNDMITRETGRLGLFNEDGKVEFGFDGKRDLVLVDALGTLDECRFSYKGLPVSKEIARIHYRGTDWHRDTEEAKKKSKVDWKPLVKSVPDPLPPELAKAISELYQAYANDLAGRRWFDVPPLADVLAAIEGLLGR, from the coding sequence GTGGAGCGGCGCGAGAAAGGTTCATCCGCCATGGGCAGCGTCAAGGACTTGACCGTTCTGAAGAAGCCTGAGGGCAGCGAGGCCGGCCTGGGCCGCTTCGTCTACTCCGACCGTTACTCGGTCTTCGACTGGGGCGAGATGCCCGACCTTATCGCGGGAAAGGGCAAGGCCATCTGCATGGCCTCCGCCTACTTCTTCGAGAGGCTGGAAGAGCAGGGCGTGAAGACGCACTACGCGGGGATCGTCGAGGACGGGGTGGCCAAAAGGACCTCTGAACTGAAGGAGCCCGGGGACACCATGGAGGTCAGGCTGGTAAGGGTGATAGAGCCGGTGGTGCGGGGCGGCGCCTACGACTACTCCGCCTATGAGGAGGAGCGGGTTAACTTCCTCATCCCGCTGGAGGTGATGTACCGCAACTCCCTGCCGGGCGGTTCCTCGGTCTTCAAGCGGCTGCGGGAGGGCAGCATAAGCCCGGCCGACCTCGGCCTGGACGCGATGCCCGAGCCCGGCCAGGTGCTTGACCGGCCCATGCTCGACGTCTCCACCAAGCTGGAGTCCAGCGACCGCTATATCGACTGGGAGGAGGCAGGCAGGATAAGCGGCATGGATGCTGGCGAGACGGAGGAGATGCAGCGGACGGTGCTGCTCCTGAACGATATGATCACGCGCGAGACAGGACGGCTCGGGCTCTTCAACGAGGACGGCAAGGTGGAGTTCGGCTTCGACGGAAAGCGCGACCTGGTGCTGGTCGACGCCCTGGGCACCCTGGACGAATGCCGCTTCTCCTACAAGGGGCTCCCGGTCAGCAAGGAGATCGCCCGCATCCACTACCGGGGCACGGACTGGCACCGCGACACCGAGGAGGCCAAGAAGAAGAGCAAGGTGGACTGGAAGCCGCTGGTGAAGTCGGTGCCGGACCCACTGCCCCCGGAGCTGGCGAAGGCCATATCGGAGCTGTACCAAGCCTACGCCAACGACCTGGCGGGACGCCGCTGGTTCGATGTCCCGCCACTGGCGGACGTCCTCGCCGCCATCGAGGGGCTCCTGGGCCGTTAG
- the pncB gene encoding nicotinate phosphoribosyltransferase, translated as MDGPQSILDTDLYKLTMQQAVCQFYPRVRARYSFINRGDTPFPRGFSRELKKYVKAMKKLRLSEDEKAWLADKCGYFHPVYLDLLEAYRFDPDEVAISQRGGELTITIEGYWYTSILWEVPLMALISELYFEMTGENEKSYPEKKIHELNRGKARFFVDNGIRFVDFGTRRRFSYRNHAMLIPDLMEAGEYLLGTSNVHLAHLHGLTPIGTQAHEWFQFHSAKYGFRVANQIALERWLEVYKGELGIALTDTFGTENFFYAFDTYFAKVFDGVRQDSGDPFTFLESAIAHYQSLGIDPAGKSIVFSDSLDLELAKSIHEACAGRVKDTYGIGTFLTNDVGVKPLNMVIKMVACQPFKGSERWVDAVKISDVEGKYTGNLETIQLARHTLFLDG; from the coding sequence ATGGACGGACCTCAGAGCATCCTCGACACCGACCTCTACAAGCTGACCATGCAGCAGGCGGTATGCCAGTTCTACCCGCGGGTGAGGGCGCGCTACAGCTTCATAAACCGCGGCGACACCCCTTTTCCGCGCGGTTTCTCGAGAGAACTCAAGAAGTATGTCAAGGCCATGAAGAAGCTCAGACTCAGCGAGGACGAGAAGGCATGGCTGGCGGACAAGTGCGGTTACTTCCACCCCGTCTACCTCGATCTGCTGGAGGCATACCGCTTCGACCCCGACGAGGTCGCCATAAGCCAGAGGGGTGGGGAGCTGACCATCACCATCGAGGGTTACTGGTACACGTCCATCCTGTGGGAAGTGCCCCTGATGGCGCTCATCAGCGAGCTCTACTTCGAGATGACCGGGGAGAATGAGAAGTCCTACCCGGAGAAGAAGATCCACGAACTCAACCGCGGGAAGGCGCGCTTCTTCGTGGACAACGGCATCCGCTTCGTGGACTTCGGCACCCGCAGGCGCTTCTCGTACCGCAACCACGCAATGCTCATCCCCGACCTCATGGAGGCCGGTGAGTATCTGCTGGGCACCAGCAACGTCCACCTCGCCCACCTCCACGGCCTGACTCCCATCGGCACCCAGGCACACGAATGGTTCCAGTTCCACTCCGCCAAGTACGGTTTCCGGGTTGCCAACCAGATCGCCCTGGAGCGCTGGCTCGAGGTCTACAAGGGCGAGCTGGGCATCGCCCTCACCGACACCTTCGGGACGGAGAACTTCTTCTACGCCTTCGACACCTACTTTGCCAAGGTCTTCGATGGCGTCAGGCAGGATTCCGGCGATCCATTCACATTTCTCGAGAGCGCCATCGCGCACTACCAGAGCCTCGGCATCGATCCCGCGGGCAAGTCCATCGTTTTCTCGGACTCCCTCGACCTTGAGCTGGCGAAGTCCATCCACGAGGCCTGCGCGGGCCGGGTGAAGGACACCTACGGCATCGGTACCTTCCTCACCAACGACGTGGGGGTGAAGCCCCTGAACATGGTCATCAAGATGGTGGCCTGCCAGCCTTTCAAGGGCTCGGAGCGCTGGGTGGACGCGGTCAAGATCTCCGACGTGGAGGGCAAATACACGGGGAACCTGGAGACCATCCAACTGGCGAGGCATACCCTCTTCCTGGACGGTTGA